A genomic stretch from Chryseobacterium sp. SNU WT5 includes:
- a CDS encoding DUF3467 domain-containing protein, which produces MDNNQNQNQDPNNINIQLNEMVASGVYCNLALVNHSPSEFVVDFIQMMPGVQQANVRSRVILAPLHAKRVMAALQQNITNYEQQFGEIKEMEPFVVGQNNVQA; this is translated from the coding sequence ATGGACAATAATCAAAACCAAAATCAAGATCCAAACAACATCAACATTCAATTGAACGAAATGGTAGCAAGTGGTGTTTACTGTAACCTAGCACTAGTTAACCATTCTCCTTCAGAATTCGTAGTAGATTTTATCCAAATGATGCCAGGAGTGCAACAAGCGAACGTAAGATCAAGAGTAATTCTTGCTCCATTACACGCTAAGAGAGTGATGGCAGCTTTGCAACAAAATATTACTAACTATGAGCAACAATTCGGAGAAATCAAAGAAATGGAACCTTTCGTAGTAGGACAAAATAACGTACAAGCTTAA
- the rpoB gene encoding DNA-directed RNA polymerase subunit beta produces MSKSKAVAKTQANERINFSEAKGKVVTPDFLDIQIQSFKEFFQLDTLPEQRLNESLYKTFEENFPITDSRNNFVLEFLDYLVDSPRYSRDECVERGLTYSVPLKARLKLYCTDPEHEDFQTVVQDVYLGPVPYMTPSGSFIINGAERVIVTQLHRSPGVFFGQTYHANGTKLYYSRIIPFKGSWMEFTTDINNVMFAYIDRKKKLPLTTLLRAIGYESDKDILQIFDLAEEIKVSKAALKKVEGRVLAARVLNTWFEDFVDEDTGEVVSIERNEIILDRETVLEKEHIDMIMDSGVKSILIHKENSHEFSIIQNTLQKDPTNSEKEAVEYIYRQLRNADPPDEETARGIIEKLFFSEQRYSLGEVGRYRLNKKLNLNIPEKTEVLTKEDIIAIVRHLIQLVNSKTEVDDIDHLSNRRIKTVGEQLSGQFGVGLSRIARTIRERMNVRDNEIFTPIDLVNAKTLTSVINSFFGTNQLSQFMDQTNPLSEITHKRRLSALGPGGLSRERAGFEVRDVHHTHYGRICPIETPEGPNIGLISSLGIYAKINTLGFIETPYRKVENGKVDLKGAQIYLNAEDEEDKVIAQANIEMKDDGTINTDRVIARLDGDYPVVEPQQVDLIDVAPNQISGISASLIPFLEHDDANRALMGSNMMRQAVPLLKPEAPIVGTGLEKQVASDSRVLINAEGNGVVEYVDADKITIKYDRTDDQDLVSFESGTKSYKLTKFRKTNQSTTITLRPNVRVGEKVEKGQVLCDGYATENGELAIGRNLTVAFMPWKGYNFEDAIVINEKVVREDWFTSIHVDEYTLEVRDTKLGMEELTADIPNVSEEATKDLDENGMIRIGADVKPGDILIGKITPKGESDPTPEEKLLRAIFGDKAGDVKDASLKADSSLRGVVINKKLFSRNIKDKKKRSEEKLKLEEIENTYKSKFDELRGTLLEKLGTLVNGKTSQGVNNDLAEEIIGKGVKFTTKLLQSVEDYVNVSGADWTVDAERNDLVKQLIHNYKIKYNEIQGVKNREKFAISIGDELPAGIIKLAKVYVAKKRKLNVGDKMAGRHGNKGIVSRIVREEDMPFLEDGTPVDIVLNPLGVPSRMNIGQIYETVLGWAGQKLGLKFATPIFDGASLEQITEYTEQAGLPKYGSTYLYDGGTGERFAQPATVGIIYMLKLGHMVDDKMHARSIGPYSLITQQPLGGKAQFGGQRFGEMEVWALEAFGASNILREILTVKSDDVIGRAKTYEAIAKGEAMPEPGIPESFNVLLHELKGLGLDVRLEE; encoded by the coding sequence ATGAGTAAATCTAAAGCAGTCGCTAAAACTCAGGCTAATGAAAGAATCAATTTTTCCGAAGCAAAAGGAAAAGTTGTGACTCCTGACTTTTTGGACATTCAGATCCAATCTTTCAAAGAATTTTTCCAGTTGGATACCCTTCCGGAGCAGAGACTAAACGAATCTTTGTACAAAACCTTTGAAGAGAATTTCCCAATTACCGATTCTAGAAATAATTTCGTTTTAGAATTTCTGGATTACTTGGTAGATTCGCCACGATACTCGAGAGACGAGTGTGTAGAAAGAGGTTTAACCTATTCGGTTCCTCTTAAGGCTAGACTTAAATTGTATTGTACTGACCCGGAACATGAAGATTTCCAAACGGTGGTACAGGACGTTTATTTAGGTCCGGTTCCTTATATGACGCCATCTGGATCATTTATTATTAATGGTGCAGAGCGTGTAATTGTAACTCAGTTACACCGTTCACCAGGGGTTTTCTTTGGTCAGACTTATCACGCCAACGGAACTAAATTGTACTATTCCCGTATTATCCCGTTTAAAGGATCCTGGATGGAATTTACAACCGATATTAACAACGTAATGTTTGCCTATATCGACCGTAAGAAAAAATTGCCTTTAACAACTTTGTTAAGAGCGATTGGTTACGAATCCGATAAAGATATCTTGCAAATTTTCGACCTTGCCGAAGAAATTAAGGTTTCCAAAGCAGCTTTGAAAAAAGTAGAAGGAAGAGTTCTTGCAGCGAGAGTGTTGAACACTTGGTTCGAAGATTTCGTAGATGAAGATACGGGTGAAGTAGTTTCTATCGAAAGAAATGAAATTATTTTAGACAGAGAAACAGTTCTTGAAAAAGAACATATCGATATGATTATGGATTCTGGTGTGAAATCAATTTTGATTCACAAAGAAAATTCTCATGAATTTTCAATCATTCAGAATACATTACAAAAAGATCCAACCAACTCAGAAAAAGAAGCGGTTGAATATATTTACCGTCAGTTGCGTAACGCAGATCCGCCCGATGAAGAAACAGCACGTGGAATTATTGAAAAATTATTCTTCTCCGAGCAACGTTATTCATTAGGAGAAGTTGGTCGTTACCGATTGAACAAGAAATTGAATTTAAATATTCCTGAGAAGACAGAAGTTTTAACAAAAGAAGATATCATTGCGATCGTAAGACATTTGATCCAGTTGGTAAATTCTAAAACTGAAGTTGATGATATTGATCACTTATCAAACAGACGTATTAAGACTGTTGGTGAGCAATTATCAGGACAGTTTGGGGTAGGACTTTCTAGAATTGCAAGAACAATTCGTGAGAGAATGAACGTTAGAGATAACGAGATCTTTACGCCGATTGATTTAGTAAACGCAAAAACATTAACCTCTGTAATCAACTCGTTCTTCGGAACCAACCAGTTGTCTCAGTTCATGGATCAAACCAATCCACTATCAGAAATCACGCACAAGCGTAGACTTTCTGCCCTTGGACCTGGTGGACTTTCAAGAGAGAGAGCAGGATTTGAGGTACGTGACGTTCACCATACGCACTACGGACGTATTTGTCCGATTGAAACTCCAGAGGGACCAAACATTGGTTTGATTTCATCTTTAGGGATCTATGCAAAAATCAACACTTTAGGTTTTATCGAAACTCCTTATAGAAAAGTAGAAAACGGTAAAGTTGACTTAAAAGGTGCTCAAATTTATTTGAATGCTGAAGATGAGGAAGATAAAGTGATTGCACAGGCAAATATCGAGATGAAAGACGACGGAACAATCAACACAGACAGAGTTATTGCTCGTTTGGATGGTGATTATCCAGTTGTTGAGCCTCAACAAGTAGACTTGATTGATGTTGCACCTAACCAGATTTCTGGTATTTCTGCGTCATTAATTCCGTTCTTGGAGCACGATGATGCGAATAGAGCCTTGATGGGATCGAATATGATGCGTCAGGCAGTACCATTATTGAAACCAGAAGCACCAATTGTAGGAACAGGTTTGGAAAAACAAGTTGCCAGTGACTCTAGAGTTTTGATCAATGCAGAAGGTAATGGTGTTGTAGAATATGTAGATGCTGACAAAATCACCATCAAATATGACAGAACTGATGATCAGGATTTAGTATCTTTTGAATCAGGTACAAAATCATATAAATTGACCAAATTCCGTAAAACCAACCAGAGTACAACCATCACTTTGAGACCGAATGTAAGAGTAGGTGAAAAAGTAGAAAAAGGTCAGGTTCTTTGCGATGGTTATGCAACTGAAAATGGAGAATTAGCAATCGGAAGAAACCTTACTGTAGCATTTATGCCATGGAAAGGGTACAACTTTGAGGATGCAATTGTGATTAATGAAAAAGTAGTTCGTGAAGACTGGTTTACTTCAATTCACGTAGATGAATATACGCTGGAAGTTCGTGATACCAAATTAGGTATGGAAGAACTGACTGCAGATATCCCTAACGTTTCTGAAGAAGCTACTAAAGATCTTGATGAAAACGGAATGATCAGAATTGGTGCAGATGTGAAACCTGGTGACATCTTAATTGGTAAGATCACTCCAAAAGGCGAATCTGATCCAACTCCGGAAGAGAAATTATTAAGAGCGATTTTCGGTGATAAAGCCGGAGATGTGAAAGATGCTTCCTTAAAAGCAGATTCTTCGTTAAGAGGAGTTGTTATTAACAAGAAGTTATTCTCAAGAAATATCAAAGACAAGAAGAAAAGATCTGAAGAGAAATTGAAACTTGAAGAAATCGAAAATACCTACAAAAGTAAATTTGATGAATTGAGAGGAACCCTTCTTGAAAAATTAGGAACACTTGTTAATGGTAAAACTTCTCAAGGAGTAAATAATGATCTGGCTGAAGAAATCATCGGTAAAGGGGTGAAGTTTACAACAAAATTACTTCAATCTGTTGAAGATTATGTGAATGTAAGCGGAGCTGACTGGACGGTTGATGCAGAGCGTAACGACTTGGTGAAGCAGTTGATTCACAATTACAAAATCAAGTACAACGAAATTCAGGGTGTTAAAAACCGTGAGAAATTTGCTATTTCAATTGGTGATGAACTTCCTGCAGGAATCATTAAGCTTGCAAAAGTATATGTTGCTAAAAAACGTAAACTGAATGTAGGGGATAAAATGGCGGGTCGTCACGGTAACAAAGGTATTGTATCCAGAATCGTTCGTGAAGAAGATATGCCATTCCTTGAAGACGGAACACCGGTAGATATCGTATTGAATCCCCTTGGAGTACCTTCTCGTATGAACATCGGACAGATCTACGAAACCGTTTTAGGTTGGGCAGGTCAGAAGCTAGGATTGAAATTTGCAACGCCAATTTTCGACGGTGCAAGTTTAGAGCAGATTACAGAATATACTGAACAGGCAGGTTTACCAAAATATGGTAGCACCTATCTATATGACGGTGGAACAGGTGAAAGATTCGCACAGCCAGCAACGGTTGGAATTATTTACATGTTGAAACTGGGTCACATGGTAGATGACAAGATGCACGCACGTTCTATCGGACCTTACTCATTGATTACGCAACAGCCATTAGGAGGTAAAGCGCAGTTTGGTGGACAAAGATTCGGTGAGATGGAGGTTTGGGCATTGGAAGCATTTGGTGCTTCGAATATCCTTCGAGAAATCTTGACCGTGAAGTCTGATGACGTGATTGGTAGAGCCAAAACTTATGAAGCGATCGCGAAAGGAGAAGCAATGCCTGAACCAGGTATTCCAGAATCTTTCAATGTATTGTTACATGAGCTTAAAGGTCTTGGTCTTGATGTAAGACTTGAAGAATAA
- a CDS encoding thermonuclease family protein: MKRKSIILLTLFFFGTSFLTAFFDYPTQLNQLVLKVKIIGVKDGDTVEGLYYQLPIVIRLEHIDAPEKKQPFGTVSKQKLSSLAFGKTVTIISKGKKGNYDRNGRLIAEIYLNEKTCLNKEMLKTGLAWHYKKYSTNTEYAQLENTARKNKTGLWNDKNPIAPWSFRK, translated from the coding sequence TTGAAACGAAAATCAATCATTCTACTGACTCTCTTCTTTTTTGGAACCAGCTTTCTAACCGCTTTCTTCGACTATCCCACGCAATTGAACCAACTTGTTCTTAAAGTAAAAATAATTGGTGTAAAAGATGGCGATACCGTGGAGGGATTGTACTATCAACTTCCGATCGTGATTCGGCTGGAACATATTGATGCTCCTGAAAAGAAGCAGCCCTTTGGCACCGTTTCAAAACAAAAACTCTCTTCTTTAGCGTTTGGGAAAACAGTCACTATTATCAGTAAAGGTAAAAAAGGTAATTATGATCGAAACGGTAGACTGATTGCGGAAATCTATTTAAATGAAAAAACCTGCCTCAACAAAGAAATGCTGAAAACAGGTTTAGCCTGGCATTATAAAAAATATTCTACAAATACCGAGTATGCTCAATTAGAAAATACCGCACGGAAAAATAAAACAGGTCTTTGGAATGATAAGAACCCAATTGCTCCCTGGAGTTTTAGAAAATAG
- the ribB gene encoding 3,4-dihydroxy-2-butanone-4-phosphate synthase has product MSDIQLNTIAEAIEDLKNGKIIIVVDDENRENEGDFLSAAELTTPEIINFMTIHGRGLICTPLPEKRCDELGLDIMVTRSSDPKETAFTVSVDLLGEGVSTGISASDRSKTILALMDEQTKPADFMRPGHIFPLRAKKGGVLKRAGHTEAAIDLTKLAGLKEGGVICEIMNDDGSMARLPELYALAKKHDLKLVSIEDLIEYQLRKGDLIERLEERKVKTFYGDFDFFAFKETSTDQIHFALTKGKWAENEPILVRVQASNSYFDVLSRLTSGEKPLLEKVTSMINEEGKGAIIFINNVSNSENTMRKLQQFLDFQDGQEKRPTLASNFHDYGIGTQILKNLGINKFRVISQNTAQKPLVGGYDVEVTEMVEL; this is encoded by the coding sequence ATGTCAGATATTCAACTAAATACGATTGCTGAAGCAATTGAGGATCTTAAAAACGGAAAAATAATCATCGTAGTTGATGATGAAAACCGGGAAAATGAAGGAGATTTTCTTTCTGCAGCAGAATTAACCACTCCGGAAATTATTAATTTCATGACGATTCATGGCCGTGGACTTATCTGTACGCCACTACCTGAAAAAAGATGTGATGAGCTTGGATTGGATATCATGGTGACTCGAAGCAGTGATCCCAAAGAGACCGCATTTACAGTTTCTGTCGATTTATTAGGTGAGGGCGTTTCTACTGGAATTTCCGCCAGTGACAGAAGCAAAACTATTTTAGCTTTAATGGACGAACAGACAAAACCGGCAGATTTTATGCGTCCGGGACATATCTTCCCATTGAGAGCAAAAAAAGGTGGTGTACTGAAAAGAGCTGGTCATACTGAAGCAGCGATAGACCTAACCAAATTAGCCGGTCTGAAAGAAGGTGGTGTGATTTGCGAAATAATGAATGATGATGGTTCTATGGCCAGACTTCCTGAATTATATGCCTTAGCAAAAAAGCACGATCTAAAATTGGTATCCATCGAAGATTTAATTGAATACCAATTAAGAAAGGGAGATTTAATCGAACGTCTGGAAGAAAGAAAAGTAAAAACCTTTTATGGTGATTTCGATTTCTTCGCTTTTAAAGAAACAAGTACAGACCAAATTCATTTTGCTTTAACGAAAGGAAAATGGGCAGAAAACGAACCTATTTTGGTACGTGTTCAGGCTTCAAATTCATATTTTGATGTGTTGAGCCGTTTAACAAGTGGCGAAAAACCCTTGTTGGAAAAAGTGACCTCAATGATCAATGAAGAAGGCAAAGGCGCAATTATTTTCATTAACAATGTTTCCAACTCTGAAAATACGATGCGTAAATTGCAACAGTTTCTAGATTTCCAGGATGGTCAGGAAAAGAGACCGACGCTGGCTTCTAATTTCCATGATTATGGTATAGGGACACAGATTTTAAAGAATTTAGGAATTAATAAATTTCGGGTAATTTCTCAAAACACAGCACAGAAACCCCTTGTAGGTGGTTATGATGTTGAGGTTACAGAGATGGTAGAATTGTAG
- the rpoC gene encoding DNA-directed RNA polymerase subunit beta' yields MSNKNKTSNFTKITIGLASPENILQDSRGEVLKPETINYRTHKPERDGLFCEKIFGPVKDYECACGKYKRIRYKGIVCDRCGVEVTEKKVRRERIGHIGLVVPVAHIWYFRSLPNKIGYLLGLPSKKLDMIIYYERYVVIQQGIAKKADGADFDDKEFLTEEEYLDVLETLPAENQYLDDADPNKFIAKMGAEAVEQLLSRIDLDTLSFDLRHKAHNESSKQRRTEALKRLNVVEAIRGANTRMVNRPEWMIMRVLPVIPPELRPLVPLDGGRFATSDLNDLYRRVIIRNNRLKRLLEIKAPEVILRNEKRMLQESVDSLFDNTRKSSAVKSESNRPLKSLSDSLKGKQGRFRQNLLGKRVDYSARSVIVVGPNLKLHECGIPKDMAAELYKPFIIRKLIERGIVKTVKSAKRIIDRKEPVVYDILEGIIKGHPVLLNRAPTLHRLGIQAFQPKLIEGKAIQLHPLCTTAFNADFDGDQMAVHLPLGPEAILEAQLLMLGSQNILNPANGSPITVPSQDMVLGLYYMTKELSSTDDMKVLGEGLAFYSPQEVEIAYAEGKVSLNAKVRCRVPVKEEGELVTRLVETTAGRVLFNQIVPQGVGYVNELLTKKSLRNVIGRILADTDFPTTVKFLDDMKDLGYSHAFRGGLSFSLGDIVIPEEKKGMIATAVETVDEIKANYNMGLITDTERYNQVIDVWTNTNAGLTEMIMSRMKTDQGGFNSVYMMLDSGARGSKEQIRQLSGMRGLMAKPQKAGSTGAEIIENPIVANFKEGLSILEYFISTHGARKGLADTALKTADAGYLTRRLVDVAQDVIITQTDCGTLRGTEITPLKKNDEIVERLSERILGRVSLHNIYDPETDEVIVEADELINEALAKQVEESGIDHVEVRSPLTCEATKGICAACYGRNLATGKPIHMGEAVGVIAAQSIGEPGTQLTLRTFHQGGTAGNISENPSIVARRDGIVEMDEIRTVTSENEAGKKAEIVVSRSTEFRLVADNAARTPLMVANIPYGSELAVKPGDKVKKGDLICKWDPYNAVIIAESAGKIEYEDIIQGVSFSLEIDEQTGFEEKVISESRNKKAVPTLKVVDSKGVEQKAYNLPVGAHIMVNDGEKIKSGKVMIKIPRKSAKSGDITGGLPRVTELFEARNPSNPAVVTEIDGVVSYGKIKRGNRELVVEAKTGEISKYLVKLSNQILVQENDFVRAGSPLSNGSTTPDDILKIKGPTAVQEYLVNEIQEVYRLQGVKIDDKHFEIIVRQMMTKVSIVDGGDTQFLEGALEHKGDFLAENNRVFGLKVVVESGDSKEFKPGQMITARELRDENSKLKREDLALVEVREALSATATPVLQGITRAALQTKSFMSAASFQETTKVLNEAAVSGKVDYLSGLKENVIVGHRIPAGTGLKDYQNVIVGSKKEFEDIN; encoded by the coding sequence ATGTCAAACAAAAATAAAACAAGTAATTTTACTAAAATTACGATTGGTCTTGCTTCTCCGGAGAATATCTTACAAGATTCCCGAGGTGAAGTTCTAAAGCCCGAAACTATTAACTACCGTACGCACAAGCCGGAAAGAGATGGTCTTTTCTGTGAAAAGATATTCGGTCCTGTAAAGGATTATGAATGTGCGTGTGGAAAATACAAAAGAATCCGATACAAAGGAATCGTTTGTGACCGTTGTGGAGTAGAAGTTACCGAGAAAAAAGTACGTAGAGAAAGAATTGGGCATATCGGTCTAGTTGTTCCTGTGGCTCATATCTGGTACTTCCGTTCTTTACCGAATAAAATCGGTTATCTTTTAGGATTGCCGTCTAAGAAATTAGACATGATCATCTATTATGAAAGATATGTAGTAATCCAACAAGGGATTGCTAAGAAAGCAGACGGTGCGGATTTTGATGATAAAGAGTTTTTAACAGAAGAAGAATATCTAGATGTTCTGGAAACACTTCCTGCTGAAAATCAATATCTTGATGATGCTGATCCGAATAAATTCATCGCCAAAATGGGTGCTGAAGCGGTTGAGCAATTATTAAGCAGAATCGATCTTGATACTTTATCATTCGACTTGCGTCACAAAGCGCATAACGAATCTTCAAAACAAAGAAGAACAGAAGCCTTAAAAAGACTGAACGTTGTAGAAGCGATCAGAGGAGCAAATACAAGAATGGTCAACCGTCCGGAATGGATGATCATGAGAGTGCTTCCTGTAATTCCACCAGAATTGAGACCTTTGGTTCCATTGGATGGTGGTCGTTTTGCGACTTCAGATTTAAATGATCTTTACCGTAGAGTAATCATTAGAAATAATCGTTTAAAAAGACTTTTGGAAATTAAAGCTCCTGAAGTGATCCTTAGAAACGAAAAAAGAATGTTGCAGGAATCTGTAGATTCATTATTCGATAACACGAGAAAATCTTCTGCTGTAAAATCAGAATCTAACAGACCATTGAAATCACTTTCTGATTCATTGAAAGGTAAACAAGGTCGTTTCCGTCAAAACTTACTTGGGAAACGTGTGGATTATTCCGCCCGTTCCGTAATCGTCGTAGGTCCAAACTTGAAACTACACGAATGCGGTATTCCAAAAGATATGGCAGCAGAACTTTACAAACCGTTCATCATCAGAAAACTGATTGAAAGAGGAATTGTAAAAACGGTGAAATCGGCAAAAAGAATCATCGATAGAAAAGAGCCAGTTGTTTATGACATCCTGGAAGGAATCATCAAAGGTCACCCGGTTCTATTGAACAGAGCACCTACTTTGCACAGACTTGGTATCCAGGCATTCCAACCGAAATTGATCGAAGGAAAAGCAATCCAGCTTCACCCATTATGTACCACTGCATTTAATGCGGATTTCGATGGTGACCAGATGGCGGTGCATTTACCTTTAGGTCCTGAAGCGATCTTAGAAGCACAACTTCTAATGTTAGGTTCTCAGAATATCTTGAACCCTGCAAATGGTTCTCCGATTACTGTACCTTCTCAGGATATGGTTTTGGGTCTGTATTATATGACCAAAGAATTATCTTCAACTGACGATATGAAAGTATTAGGTGAAGGCCTTGCTTTCTATTCTCCACAAGAAGTAGAAATCGCTTATGCAGAAGGAAAAGTTTCCTTGAATGCAAAAGTAAGATGTAGAGTTCCTGTAAAAGAAGAAGGTGAATTAGTAACCCGATTGGTAGAAACAACTGCTGGTAGAGTATTATTCAACCAAATTGTTCCTCAAGGAGTAGGATATGTGAATGAACTGTTGACCAAGAAATCATTAAGAAATGTAATTGGTAGAATTTTGGCAGATACCGATTTCCCAACTACAGTAAAATTCCTGGATGATATGAAAGACTTAGGTTATTCTCATGCATTCCGTGGAGGACTATCATTTAGTTTAGGTGATATCGTAATTCCAGAAGAAAAGAAAGGCATGATTGCAACTGCTGTAGAAACAGTAGATGAGATCAAGGCTAACTATAACATGGGGTTAATTACCGATACAGAGCGTTATAACCAAGTAATTGATGTCTGGACGAATACCAATGCAGGATTAACCGAGATGATCATGAGCAGAATGAAAACCGATCAAGGTGGGTTCAACTCTGTATATATGATGCTGGATTCTGGAGCGAGGGGTTCCAAAGAACAGATCCGTCAGCTTTCCGGAATGAGGGGATTGATGGCAAAACCACAAAAAGCTGGTTCTACAGGAGCAGAAATTATCGAAAACCCGATTGTAGCGAACTTTAAAGAAGGTCTTTCCATTTTGGAATACTTTATCTCTACTCACGGTGCTCGTAAAGGTCTTGCAGATACCGCTTTGAAAACGGCAGATGCTGGTTACTTAACAAGAAGATTGGTGGATGTTGCACAGGATGTAATCATTACCCAAACGGATTGTGGAACTTTAAGAGGAACAGAAATTACACCACTTAAGAAAAATGACGAAATTGTTGAAAGACTTTCTGAAAGAATCTTAGGTAGAGTTTCTTTACATAATATTTACGATCCGGAAACCGATGAGGTTATTGTTGAAGCAGATGAGTTGATCAACGAGGCTTTGGCAAAACAAGTGGAAGAATCTGGAATCGATCACGTAGAAGTTCGTTCACCATTAACTTGTGAAGCAACAAAAGGTATTTGTGCAGCTTGTTATGGTAGAAACTTAGCGACTGGTAAACCTATTCATATGGGTGAAGCAGTAGGAGTTATCGCTGCGCAATCTATTGGGGAACCAGGAACTCAGTTAACATTGAGAACCTTCCACCAAGGGGGAACTGCAGGAAATATCTCTGAGAATCCATCGATCGTTGCAAGACGTGATGGTATCGTAGAAATGGATGAGATTAGAACGGTTACCTCTGAAAACGAAGCTGGTAAAAAAGCAGAGATCGTAGTATCCCGTTCAACAGAATTCCGTTTGGTAGCAGACAATGCTGCAAGAACACCGTTGATGGTAGCAAATATTCCTTATGGATCTGAGTTAGCTGTTAAACCAGGTGACAAAGTGAAAAAAGGAGATCTAATCTGTAAGTGGGATCCGTATAATGCGGTAATCATCGCGGAATCTGCAGGTAAGATTGAATATGAAGATATTATTCAAGGGGTTTCATTCTCATTGGAGATTGATGAGCAGACTGGTTTCGAAGAGAAAGTAATTTCTGAATCGAGAAACAAGAAAGCAGTACCTACTTTGAAAGTTGTTGACTCGAAAGGAGTGGAGCAAAAAGCATACAATTTACCAGTTGGTGCACACATCATGGTAAATGATGGTGAGAAAATTAAGTCTGGTAAAGTTATGATCAAGATCCCAAGAAAATCTGCAAAATCTGGAGATATTACAGGGGGTCTACCAAGAGTTACCGAATTATTTGAAGCAAGAAATCCTTCAAACCCTGCAGTAGTAACAGAAATTGATGGAGTAGTATCTTACGGTAAAATCAAAAGAGGAAACCGTGAGCTAGTTGTGGAAGCAAAAACTGGAGAAATCTCTAAATACTTAGTAAAACTTTCGAATCAGATTCTGGTTCAGGAGAATGACTTCGTAAGAGCTGGTTCGCCACTTTCCAACGGATCTACAACACCAGATGACATCTTGAAGATTAAAGGACCAACTGCCGTACAGGAATATTTGGTGAATGAAATTCAGGAAGTATATCGTCTGCAAGGGGTGAAAATCGATGACAAACACTTCGAAATTATTGTTCGTCAGATGATGACGAAAGTTTCAATTGTGGATGGTGGAGATACTCAATTCTTAGAAGGTGCTCTAGAACACAAAGGTGATTTCTTAGCAGAAAACAACAGAGTGTTCGGATTAAAAGTAGTTGTAGAATCAGGAGATTCGAAAGAATTTAAACCTGGTCAAATGATTACTGCCAGAGAACTAAGAGATGAAAACTCGAAACTGAAACGTGAAGACTTAGCTTTAGTAGAAGTTCGTGAAGCGTTATCTGCAACAGCTACACCGGTATTGCAAGGTATCACCAGAGCGGCACTTCAAACGAAATCATTTATGTCTGCGGCATCGTTCCAGGAAACGACCAAAGTATTGAACGAAGCGGCGGTTTCAGGAAAAGTGGATTACTTAAGCGGACTGAAAGAGAACGTAATTGTAGGTCACCGAATCCCGGCAGGTACGGGTCTGAAAGACTATCAAAACGTTATCGTAGGTTCGAAAAAAGAATTCGAAGATATTAACTAA